A genomic segment from Micromonospora echinaurantiaca encodes:
- the xylA gene encoding xylose isomerase — protein MAPRPTPADKFSFGLWTVGWPARDPFGDATRPALDPVEAVHRLAELGAYGITFHDDDLVPFGADAATRDQHIARFRKALDETGLVVPMVTTNLFNHPVFKDGGFTSNDRDVRRYALRKVLRNVDLAAELGARTFVMWGGREGSEYDVAKDVRAALDRYREAVDLLTQYVLDRGYDLRFALEPKPNEPRGDILLPTVGHALAFISTLAHPELVGLNPEVGHEQMAGLNFVHGIAQALWQGKLFHIDLNGQRGVKYDQDLVFGHGDLLNAFALVDLLENGGPGGAPAYEGPRHFDYKPSRTEDFTGVWASAAANMRTYLLLKERAAAFRADPEVTEALAAAKVGELSTPTLAPGETYADLLADRSAFEELDVDAVAARGFGFVRLNQLAVEHLLGAR, from the coding sequence ATGGCACCCCGTCCCACCCCCGCCGACAAGTTCTCCTTCGGCCTCTGGACGGTGGGTTGGCCGGCCCGCGACCCGTTCGGCGACGCCACCCGCCCGGCGCTCGACCCGGTCGAGGCGGTGCACCGGCTCGCCGAGCTCGGCGCGTACGGGATCACCTTCCACGACGACGACCTGGTGCCGTTCGGCGCCGACGCGGCCACCCGCGACCAGCACATCGCCCGGTTCCGCAAGGCCCTCGACGAGACCGGCCTGGTGGTGCCGATGGTGACCACCAACCTCTTCAACCACCCGGTCTTCAAGGACGGCGGCTTCACCAGCAACGACCGCGACGTCCGGCGCTACGCGCTGCGCAAGGTGCTGCGCAACGTCGACCTCGCCGCCGAACTCGGCGCCAGGACGTTCGTCATGTGGGGTGGCCGCGAGGGCTCCGAGTACGACGTGGCCAAGGACGTCCGGGCCGCGCTGGACCGCTACCGCGAGGCGGTCGACCTGCTCACCCAGTACGTGCTCGACCGCGGCTACGACCTGCGGTTCGCGCTGGAGCCCAAGCCGAACGAGCCGCGCGGCGACATCCTGCTGCCCACCGTGGGGCACGCGCTCGCCTTCATCTCCACCCTGGCCCACCCGGAGCTGGTCGGCCTCAACCCCGAGGTGGGGCACGAGCAGATGGCCGGGCTGAACTTCGTCCACGGCATCGCCCAGGCGCTCTGGCAGGGCAAGCTGTTCCACATCGACCTCAACGGTCAGCGCGGCGTCAAGTACGACCAGGACCTGGTCTTCGGCCACGGCGACCTGCTCAACGCGTTCGCCCTGGTCGACCTGCTGGAGAACGGCGGCCCGGGCGGTGCGCCCGCCTACGAGGGCCCCCGGCACTTCGACTACAAGCCGTCGCGCACCGAGGACTTCACCGGCGTCTGGGCCTCGGCCGCCGCCAACATGCGCACCTACCTGCTGCTCAAGGAGCGGGCCGCGGCGTTCCGCGCCGACCCGGAGGTAACCGAGGCGCTGGCCGCCGCGAAGGTGGGCGAGCTGAGCACGCCGACGCTCGCCCCCGGCGAGACGTACGCCGACCTGCTGGCCGACCGGTCCGCCTTCGAGGAGCTGGACGTCGACGCGGTGGCGGCCCGGGGCTTCGGCTTCGTCCGGCTCAACCAGCTCGCCGTCGAGCACCTGCTCGGCGCCCGCTGA
- a CDS encoding ROK family transcriptional regulator translates to MPHLWQCQGVRRPDTTAGAVRQGSLRELNLAVVLGRIAAAERPPSRAELAAETGLTRATVSAVVEDLVTGRLVAEAEPTPRTGAGRPARGLVLADDGPAGLGLEINVDYLAACVVDLGGRVRHHTVRRADLRPVSPAETLARLVELAAQARADAANQGLTLAGAALAVPGLVDDAGLVRLAPNLGWRDVPVPALLAGHPPLTERIDGVPPLVVDNEANLAALGELHAGPPGPASFLHISGEVGIGAGIVLDGDLFRGARGWSGEIGHIPVRPEGRPCRCGGRGCLERYAGQEAVLAAAGLAGADLPADSAAARLAELAGAGDPAALRALHDAGTALGVAVAAVVNLLDLDTVVLGGGYAPLARWLCPPVLAEISARVLTAAWSPVTVRPATLGATAAAVGAAGSVVRRIVARPGGWLARAS, encoded by the coding sequence ATGCCGCACCTGTGGCAGTGTCAAGGGGTGCGCCGACCCGACACCACCGCCGGGGCGGTCCGGCAGGGCAGCCTGCGCGAGCTGAACCTCGCCGTGGTGCTGGGCCGGATCGCCGCCGCCGAGCGCCCCCCGTCCCGGGCCGAGCTGGCCGCCGAGACCGGGCTGACCCGGGCCACCGTCTCCGCCGTCGTGGAGGACCTGGTCACCGGGCGGCTGGTCGCCGAGGCGGAGCCGACGCCGCGTACCGGGGCCGGCCGGCCCGCCCGCGGCCTGGTGCTCGCCGACGACGGCCCGGCCGGGCTCGGCCTGGAGATCAACGTCGACTACCTGGCCGCCTGCGTGGTCGACCTCGGCGGTCGGGTCCGGCACCACACGGTGCGCCGGGCCGACCTGCGGCCGGTCTCCCCCGCCGAGACCCTCGCCCGGCTGGTCGAATTGGCCGCCCAGGCCCGCGCCGACGCGGCCAACCAGGGGCTCACCCTGGCCGGCGCGGCCCTCGCCGTGCCCGGCCTGGTCGACGACGCCGGGCTGGTCCGCCTCGCGCCCAACCTCGGCTGGCGGGACGTGCCGGTCCCCGCGCTGCTCGCCGGGCACCCGCCGCTGACCGAACGGATCGACGGGGTGCCGCCCCTGGTGGTCGACAACGAGGCCAACCTCGCCGCGCTGGGCGAACTGCACGCCGGGCCACCCGGGCCGGCCAGCTTCCTGCACATCTCCGGCGAGGTCGGCATCGGCGCCGGGATCGTGCTGGACGGCGACCTCTTCCGTGGCGCGCGCGGCTGGAGCGGCGAGATCGGGCACATCCCGGTCCGCCCCGAGGGCCGGCCGTGCCGGTGCGGCGGCCGCGGCTGCCTGGAGCGGTACGCCGGCCAGGAGGCCGTCCTGGCGGCGGCCGGGCTGGCCGGGGCGGACCTGCCGGCGGACAGCGCCGCGGCCCGGCTGGCGGAGCTGGCCGGGGCCGGCGACCCGGCCGCCCTGCGCGCCCTGCACGACGCGGGCACCGCCCTCGGCGTGGCGGTCGCCGCCGTGGTGAACCTGCTGGACCTGGACACGGTGGTGCTCGGTGGCGGCTACGCCCCGCTGGCCCGCTGGCTGTGCCCGCCGGTGCTCGCCGAGATCTCCGCGCGGGTGCTGACCGCCGCCTGGTCACCGGTCACCGTCCGGCCGGCGACCCTCGGTGCGACCGCCGCGGCGGTCGGCGCCGCCGGATCGGTGGTCCGCCGGATCGTCGCCCGCCCCGGCGGCTGGCTGGCCCGGGCGAGCTGA
- a CDS encoding MFS transporter: MTLTRGGPARAWGGTAAHRFYSVVVFVLLASLDNVAIGLVPPLYGSIAEAFDVPQRSLGLVTAVSFLVSAVAAVAWAYVGDRSNRKPLLMVGTLIWALGTAGSGVAGNYPAFLAAQLLAAVGLGAVGSVGFSVVTDLISPRRRGLVMSFWGLSQGVGTLAGTLVGGLLGAADWRRPFLLLTVVGLAATAAYLFTYDIRRGESQPELADALATGAEYDYRISRADLPRILDRRTNRWLILQGLTAQAAFGSLVWLPVLFRERAEAQGYSGPTAVVVGSVFATLFQLGGVLSIVGGLAGDALHRRTPRGRALVAAIGILAALPFYLVLFFVPIRIDVPDGAANGAVVQAVLGSVFTEPTVGLSLLTAVFALALTSANSPNWFALIADVNPPEHRGTVYSLGNLVNGVGRAGGNYLVGVAFQGLRAAFPPPLNYAVGLAAFQLFFIPTGIMYWLASRTSPKDIAEVHDVLAARAERL; this comes from the coding sequence ATGACCTTGACCAGGGGCGGCCCGGCGCGGGCCTGGGGCGGTACGGCCGCGCACCGGTTCTACAGCGTGGTGGTCTTCGTGCTGCTCGCCTCGCTGGACAACGTGGCGATCGGCCTGGTGCCCCCGCTGTACGGGTCGATCGCCGAGGCGTTCGACGTGCCGCAGCGGTCGCTCGGCCTGGTCACCGCGGTGAGCTTCCTGGTCAGCGCGGTGGCCGCGGTGGCCTGGGCGTACGTCGGCGACCGCAGCAACCGCAAGCCGCTGCTCATGGTCGGCACCCTGATCTGGGCGCTGGGCACCGCCGGCAGCGGGGTCGCCGGGAACTACCCGGCCTTCCTGGCCGCGCAACTGCTCGCCGCGGTCGGTCTCGGCGCGGTCGGTTCGGTCGGCTTCTCGGTGGTCACCGACCTGATCTCGCCCCGCCGCCGGGGACTGGTGATGAGCTTCTGGGGGCTGTCGCAGGGCGTCGGCACGCTGGCCGGCACGCTGGTCGGCGGGCTGCTCGGGGCCGCCGACTGGCGGCGGCCGTTCCTGTTGCTGACCGTGGTCGGGTTGGCCGCCACCGCGGCGTACCTGTTCACCTACGACATCCGGCGCGGCGAGAGCCAGCCGGAGTTGGCCGACGCGCTGGCCACCGGCGCCGAGTACGACTACCGGATCAGCCGGGCCGACCTGCCCCGGATCCTCGACCGGCGGACCAACCGCTGGCTGATCCTGCAGGGCCTCACCGCGCAGGCGGCGTTCGGGTCGCTGGTCTGGCTGCCGGTGCTCTTCCGCGAACGGGCCGAGGCGCAGGGCTACTCCGGCCCGACGGCGGTGGTGGTGGGCAGCGTCTTCGCCACCCTGTTCCAGCTCGGCGGGGTGCTCTCCATCGTCGGCGGGCTGGCCGGCGACGCGCTGCACCGGCGTACGCCCCGGGGCCGGGCCCTGGTCGCGGCGATCGGCATCCTCGCGGCGCTGCCGTTCTACCTGGTGCTCTTCTTCGTGCCGATCCGCATCGACGTGCCCGACGGCGCCGCTAACGGGGCGGTGGTGCAGGCGGTGCTGGGCAGCGTTTTCACCGAGCCGACCGTCGGGCTGAGCCTGCTCACCGCGGTGTTCGCGCTGGCTCTCACCTCGGCCAACTCGCCGAACTGGTTCGCGCTGATCGCCGACGTCAACCCGCCCGAGCACCGGGGCACCGTCTACAGCCTCGGCAACCTGGTCAACGGAGTGGGGCGGGCGGGCGGCAACTACCTGGTCGGCGTGGCCTTCCAAGGGCTGCGGGCGGCGTTCCCGCCGCCGCTGAACTACGCCGTCGGGCTTGCCGCGTTCCAGCTGTTCTTCATCCCGACCGGGATCATGTACTGGCTCGCGTCCCGCACCTCGCCGAAGGACATCGCCGAGGTGCACGACGTGCTGGCCGCCCGCGCCGAACGGCTCTGA
- a CDS encoding PP2C family protein-serine/threonine phosphatase yields MSETVDQARRALIESPADLLVDRVAAVLAGSYGVTGTELFQVDYRLSALLPLHDGEPVTSPGHPAWRCFDHQAPIVAEQVGYLPVSMRGERRGVLRVTPVPDDPAALAGLAEIATALAHELAAVSAGTDVYRTARRSRRLTLAAEMQWELLPGRSRTRPAFRLAGQLEPAYAVRGDSFDWADDGDRLWLSTINGSGEGIEAAMLTTLATHALRNARRAGLSLADQAALADQAVYDVHRGSQHLAALLMQLELRTGVLTVVDAGSPRLVLLRDGEVTEQPLEEQFPLGMFEATDYREQHLELRRGDRLFVVSDGVIDATGQNLRYGETALDRFLRRTGRMEPLDAVRSLIGDLRAFVAGDLVDDAVVVCLDWTGPQP; encoded by the coding sequence ATGAGCGAAACCGTCGACCAGGCCCGGCGCGCGCTCATCGAGTCCCCGGCCGACCTGCTGGTGGACCGGGTCGCCGCCGTGCTGGCCGGGTCGTACGGCGTGACCGGCACCGAGCTGTTCCAGGTCGACTACCGGCTCTCCGCGCTGCTGCCGCTGCACGACGGCGAGCCGGTCACCTCGCCGGGGCATCCGGCCTGGCGCTGCTTCGACCACCAGGCGCCGATCGTCGCCGAGCAGGTGGGCTACCTGCCGGTCTCGATGCGCGGGGAGCGGCGCGGAGTGCTCCGGGTCACCCCGGTGCCGGACGACCCGGCGGCGCTGGCCGGGCTGGCCGAGATCGCCACCGCGCTGGCCCACGAGCTGGCGGCCGTCTCCGCCGGCACGGACGTCTACCGGACCGCCCGACGCAGTCGGCGACTCACCCTCGCCGCCGAAATGCAGTGGGAGCTGCTGCCCGGGCGCAGCCGCACCCGCCCCGCGTTCCGGCTGGCCGGTCAACTGGAGCCGGCGTACGCGGTGCGCGGGGACAGCTTCGACTGGGCCGACGACGGCGACCGACTCTGGCTCTCCACCATCAACGGCTCCGGCGAGGGCATCGAGGCGGCAATGCTCACCACGCTCGCCACCCACGCGCTGCGCAACGCCCGGCGGGCCGGGCTGAGCCTGGCCGACCAGGCCGCCCTGGCCGACCAGGCCGTCTACGACGTACACCGGGGCAGCCAGCACCTGGCCGCCCTGCTGATGCAGCTGGAGCTGCGCACCGGGGTGCTGACCGTGGTCGACGCCGGCTCGCCCCGGCTGGTGCTGCTGCGCGACGGCGAGGTGACCGAGCAGCCGCTGGAGGAGCAGTTCCCGCTCGGCATGTTCGAGGCGACCGACTACCGGGAGCAACACCTCGAGCTGCGCCGCGGCGACCGGCTCTTCGTGGTCAGCGACGGCGTGATCGACGCCACCGGGCAGAACCTCCGGTACGGCGAGACCGCGCTGGACCGGTTCCTGCGCCGGACCGGCCGGATGGAGCCGCTGGACGCCGTCCGCTCGCTGATCGGCGACCTGCGCGCGTTCGTCGCCGGTGACCTGGTGGACGACGCCGTGGTGGTCTGTCTGGACTGGACCGGCCCGCAGCCGTGA
- a CDS encoding sugar transferase — protein sequence MTSATLLTPARTPAPPDGSPSGPVARADERAYVRVLVVLDASILTVAVLIGYVARFGEDVPTGSRIPYVLVAPGVVLAWLVSLKALGCYDDRVLGYGADEYRRVSAASLRLAGGVAIAGYVADVGISRGFLAVSFAVGTLGLEVARFAARKRLHRARSRGAGWSRRVLVVGDTAHVLELVHTLRREPYAGYHVVGACIPDALLAPVAQRLGDVPVVGSFRGIPEAATAIGADTVAVTASGELTATRLRRLGWQLEGTGIDLVVAPALTDVAGPRIHTRPVAGLPLIHVEAPEFRGVRKLVKGLVDRSAAALAVALLLPVLALIALAIRLDSRGPALFRQVRVGQGGREFGVFKFRTMVVNADVLLAELTARNETDGLMFKMRDDPRVTRIGRLLRKWSLDELPQLVNVLLGQMSLVGPRPPLPAEVARYEGDVARRLLVKPGMTGLWQVSGRSDLSWEDGIRLDLYYVENWSLAADLTILWKTFGAVLRSRGAY from the coding sequence GTGACCTCGGCGACGCTGTTGACCCCCGCACGGACGCCGGCGCCACCGGACGGGTCGCCCTCCGGCCCGGTGGCCCGCGCCGACGAACGGGCCTACGTCCGCGTGCTGGTGGTGCTGGACGCCAGCATCCTGACCGTCGCCGTGTTGATCGGCTACGTCGCCCGGTTCGGCGAGGACGTCCCGACCGGCTCCCGGATCCCGTACGTGCTGGTGGCGCCCGGGGTGGTGCTCGCCTGGCTGGTCTCGCTCAAGGCGCTCGGCTGCTACGACGACCGGGTGCTCGGCTACGGGGCGGACGAGTACCGCCGGGTCAGCGCGGCCAGCCTGCGCCTGGCCGGCGGGGTCGCGATCGCCGGCTACGTCGCCGACGTCGGCATCTCCCGGGGCTTCCTGGCCGTCTCCTTCGCCGTCGGCACCCTCGGGCTCGAGGTGGCCCGGTTCGCCGCCCGCAAGCGGCTGCACCGGGCCCGGTCCCGGGGCGCCGGCTGGTCGCGCAGGGTGCTGGTGGTCGGCGACACCGCGCACGTGCTGGAACTGGTGCACACGCTGCGCCGCGAGCCGTACGCCGGCTACCACGTGGTCGGCGCGTGCATCCCGGACGCGCTGCTGGCCCCGGTCGCGCAGCGGCTGGGCGACGTGCCGGTGGTCGGCTCCTTCCGAGGCATCCCCGAGGCGGCCACCGCGATCGGCGCGGACACCGTCGCCGTCACCGCCTCCGGGGAGCTGACCGCAACCCGGCTGCGCCGGCTGGGGTGGCAACTGGAGGGCACCGGCATCGACCTGGTGGTCGCCCCGGCGCTGACCGACGTGGCCGGCCCGCGCATCCACACCCGGCCGGTGGCCGGGCTGCCGCTGATCCACGTCGAGGCGCCCGAGTTCCGGGGCGTCCGGAAGCTGGTCAAGGGCCTCGTCGACCGGTCCGCCGCCGCGCTGGCCGTGGCGCTGCTGCTGCCGGTGCTGGCGCTGATCGCGCTGGCCATCCGGCTGGACAGCCGGGGGCCGGCGCTGTTCCGGCAGGTCCGCGTCGGCCAGGGCGGCCGCGAGTTCGGGGTGTTCAAGTTCCGCACCATGGTGGTGAACGCGGACGTCCTGCTGGCCGAGCTGACCGCCCGGAACGAGACCGACGGCCTGATGTTCAAGATGCGTGACGATCCCCGGGTCACCCGGATCGGCCGGCTGCTGCGCAAGTGGTCCCTGGACGAGCTGCCACAGCTGGTCAACGTCCTGCTCGGGCAGATGAGCCTGGTCGGCCCCCGACCGCCGCTGCCCGCCGAGGTGGCCCGGTACGAGGGCGACGTGGCCCGCCGGCTGCTGGTCAAGCCGGGCATGACCGGGCTCTGGCAGGTCAGCGGCCGGTCCGACCTGAGCTGGGAGGACGGCATCCGGCTGGACCTCTACTACGTGGAGAACTGGTCGCTCGCCGCCGACCTGACCATCCTGTGGAAGACGTTCGGCGCGGTGCTGCGCAGCCGGGGGGCGTACTGA
- a CDS encoding xylulokinase yields MTLVAGVDSSTQSCKVVVRDAATGALLRQGRAPHPDGTEVDPEAWWRALGAAVEAAGGLADVAAVSVAGQQHGMVALDEAGRTVRPALLWNDTRSAGAAADLVEEAGGGEAGGRFWADAVGSVPVASFTVTKLRWLARHEPAQAAQVSAVCLPHDWLTWRLAGAAGLAALRTDRGDASGTGYWSPATGEYRFDLLERAFGRRLQVPTVLGPAEPAGVLHPAAFRVAPAISSGEPSGLPWPPGPGQAWTGDGPLLGPGTGDNAAAALGVGAGPGDVVVSIGTSGTVFSVADAPAADPTGIVAGFADATGRYLPLVCTLNAARVLDAAAAMLRVGLDELAELALSAPAGADGLVMVPYLEGERTPNRPTASGAVHGLTLRTSTPAHLARAAVEGMLCALADGLDAIVAQGVTPRRVILVGGGARSAAVRRIAPQVFGCPVVVPPPGEYVADGAARQAAWVALGGAAAPEWAVEGIEEYEAEPVPAVRERYAAAREHVIER; encoded by the coding sequence GTGACCCTCGTCGCCGGGGTGGACTCCTCCACCCAGTCCTGCAAGGTGGTCGTCCGGGACGCGGCGACCGGCGCGCTGCTGCGGCAGGGCCGGGCGCCGCACCCGGACGGCACCGAGGTCGACCCCGAGGCCTGGTGGCGGGCCCTGGGCGCGGCCGTCGAGGCGGCCGGCGGGCTGGCCGACGTCGCTGCCGTCTCGGTCGCCGGGCAGCAGCACGGCATGGTCGCTCTCGACGAGGCGGGCCGGACGGTCCGGCCGGCGCTGCTGTGGAACGACACCCGCTCCGCCGGGGCCGCCGCCGACCTGGTCGAGGAGGCCGGCGGCGGCGAGGCCGGCGGGCGGTTCTGGGCGGACGCGGTGGGCAGCGTGCCGGTGGCCAGCTTCACCGTCACCAAGTTGCGCTGGCTGGCCCGGCACGAGCCGGCGCAGGCGGCCCAGGTGTCGGCGGTCTGCCTGCCGCACGACTGGCTGACCTGGCGGCTGGCCGGCGCGGCCGGGTTGGCCGCCCTGCGCACCGACCGGGGCGACGCCAGCGGCACCGGCTACTGGTCGCCGGCGACCGGTGAGTACCGGTTCGACCTGCTGGAGCGGGCCTTCGGCCGGCGGCTGCAGGTGCCGACGGTGCTCGGGCCGGCGGAACCGGCGGGCGTCCTGCACCCGGCGGCGTTCCGGGTGGCGCCGGCGATCTCGTCCGGCGAGCCGTCCGGGCTGCCGTGGCCGCCCGGGCCCGGGCAGGCGTGGACCGGCGACGGTCCGCTGCTCGGCCCCGGCACCGGGGACAATGCCGCGGCCGCGCTCGGCGTCGGGGCCGGTCCCGGCGACGTGGTGGTGTCAATCGGCACCTCCGGGACGGTGTTCAGCGTCGCCGACGCCCCGGCCGCCGACCCCACCGGGATCGTCGCCGGGTTCGCCGACGCCACCGGCCGCTACCTGCCGCTGGTCTGCACGCTCAACGCGGCCCGGGTGCTCGACGCCGCGGCGGCGATGCTCCGGGTCGGCCTGGACGAGCTCGCCGAGCTGGCACTGTCCGCCCCGGCCGGCGCCGACGGGCTGGTCATGGTCCCCTACCTGGAGGGCGAGCGGACCCCGAACCGGCCGACCGCCAGCGGCGCGGTACACGGATTGACCCTGCGCACCTCGACCCCGGCGCACCTGGCCCGGGCGGCCGTCGAGGGCATGCTCTGCGCCCTCGCCGACGGTCTGGACGCCATCGTGGCGCAGGGCGTGACCCCGCGTCGGGTGATCCTGGTGGGCGGTGGCGCCCGATCGGCCGCGGTGCGCCGGATCGCGCCGCAGGTCTTCGGCTGTCCCGTGGTGGTGCCCCCGCCCGGCGAGTACGTCGCCGACGGCGCGGCCCGCCAGGCCGCCTGGGTCGCCCTGGGCGGCGCGGCGGCGCCCGAGTGGGCGGTCGAGGGCATCGAGGAGTACGAGGCTGAGCCCGTCCCCGCCGTCCGGGAGCGGTACGCCGCCGCCCGGGAGCACGTCATCGAACGCTGA
- a CDS encoding PP2C family protein-serine/threonine phosphatase, whose protein sequence is MTTTRPDVGAGAPPTAAGRRRGGRLPADPRLARELLDGLAEAVLTTGADQVVTLANALAADLLPEVTPGTDLTRCAVPALAAAARSGTDGFDATHHGRRLRGTRRTLTGGRCAWYVRDVTEESARVDALHAERTRTGFLAQAGSRLGLSLHRDQTLHTAATLPVPYLADLALVLYRPPSPADQRPCWIRYADGDPAPTEGPVPAGLPGLSAALRGDADPDPWRDAEPAALAAVLPPEFARPGPVLVCSMPGTGRPAGALVLLRRAGRDGFDRRDAELAREYAARAGAAVGAAELYGEQAHLARVLEQSLLPPKLPTVPGVALAGGYRAAGDRLRIGGDFYDVSRIGQGALFALGDVCGRGVGAAVLTGRVRQSLQTLRLVERRPLELIRLLDRALLDTPQPTPRSQFTTLLLGTVEAEPDGSVRLRVAGGGHPDPLVVRADGTVGRVRVGGMPVGALTAAGFADAEVRLAPGELLLAYTDGVTGARGGPAGAELFGERRLRQALGEAAGLPPTALVDRLLRLVDDWLAGQSQDDIAMLAVAAAEG, encoded by the coding sequence GTGACCACGACCCGACCGGACGTCGGCGCCGGGGCGCCGCCCACCGCCGCCGGGCGACGCCGCGGCGGCCGGCTCCCGGCCGACCCCCGACTCGCCCGCGAGCTGCTCGACGGGCTGGCCGAGGCGGTGCTGACCACCGGCGCGGACCAGGTGGTCACGCTGGCCAACGCGCTCGCCGCCGACCTGCTGCCCGAGGTCACCCCCGGCACCGACCTGACCCGCTGCGCGGTGCCGGCGCTGGCCGCAGCCGCCCGGAGCGGGACGGACGGCTTCGACGCGACGCACCACGGGCGGCGGCTGCGCGGCACCCGGCGCACCCTGACCGGCGGCCGGTGCGCCTGGTACGTGCGGGACGTCACCGAGGAGTCGGCACGCGTCGACGCGCTGCACGCCGAACGCACCCGGACCGGTTTCCTGGCCCAGGCCGGCAGCCGCCTCGGGCTGTCCCTGCACCGCGACCAGACGCTGCACACCGCCGCCACCCTGCCCGTGCCCTACCTGGCCGACCTGGCCCTGGTGCTGTACCGCCCGCCCTCCCCGGCCGACCAACGGCCGTGCTGGATCCGGTACGCCGACGGCGACCCGGCGCCCACGGAAGGCCCGGTGCCGGCGGGGCTGCCGGGCCTGAGCGCAGCGCTGCGCGGTGACGCCGACCCGGACCCGTGGCGGGACGCCGAGCCGGCCGCGCTGGCCGCCGTGCTCCCGCCCGAGTTCGCCCGACCCGGCCCGGTGCTGGTCTGCTCGATGCCCGGCACGGGCCGCCCGGCCGGTGCGCTGGTCCTGCTGCGCCGCGCCGGCCGGGACGGTTTCGATCGGCGGGACGCCGAGCTGGCCCGGGAGTACGCGGCCCGGGCCGGGGCCGCCGTCGGCGCCGCCGAGCTCTACGGCGAACAGGCCCACCTGGCCCGGGTGCTGGAACAGAGCCTGCTCCCGCCGAAACTGCCCACGGTGCCCGGTGTCGCCCTCGCCGGTGGCTACCGCGCGGCCGGCGACCGGCTGCGGATCGGCGGTGACTTCTACGACGTCTCGCGGATCGGGCAGGGCGCGTTGTTCGCCCTCGGCGACGTCTGCGGCCGGGGCGTCGGCGCGGCCGTGCTCACCGGGCGGGTCCGCCAGTCGCTGCAGACGCTGCGGCTGGTGGAGCGGCGGCCGCTGGAGCTGATCCGGCTGCTCGACCGCGCGCTGCTGGACACCCCGCAGCCCACCCCGCGCAGCCAGTTCACCACCCTGCTGCTCGGCACCGTGGAGGCCGAGCCGGACGGGAGCGTCCGACTCCGGGTGGCCGGTGGCGGGCACCCGGATCCGCTGGTGGTGCGGGCCGACGGCACGGTCGGCCGGGTCCGGGTCGGCGGGATGCCGGTGGGCGCGCTGACGGCGGCCGGGTTCGCCGACGCCGAGGTCCGGCTCGCCCCGGGTGAGCTGTTGCTCGCCTACACCGACGGGGTGACCGGGGCCCGCGGCGGGCCGGCGGGCGCCGAGCTGTTCGGCGAGCGGCGGTTGCGCCAGGCGCTCGGCGAAGCGGCCGGCCTGCCCCCGACGGCGCTGGTCGACCGGCTGCTCCGGCTGGTTGACGACTGGCTGGCCGGGCAGAGCCAGGACGACATCGCGATGCTCGCCGTAGCGGCGGCGGAAGGCTGA
- a CDS encoding MarR family winged helix-turn-helix transcriptional regulator yields MAAELDAAAGALLTVWEAARERTTSRISGAQLRAVMVVEQQDGINLRRLATGLDMLLSSASRLCDRLVAAGLLEREPGRFDRREISLHLTPEARRLLAELRDDRRQQLAAILADMTPAGRQALLDGMREFDEAARRREVRSVEPVGPWSPEAAAAERSLGVPPEWPGDQSVARTA; encoded by the coding sequence ATGGCTGCCGAACTGGACGCGGCGGCGGGTGCCCTGCTGACCGTATGGGAGGCGGCGCGGGAACGCACGACCAGCCGGATCTCCGGTGCCCAGTTGCGCGCCGTGATGGTGGTCGAGCAGCAGGACGGGATCAACCTGCGCCGGCTGGCCACCGGCCTGGACATGCTGCTCTCCTCGGCGAGCCGGCTCTGCGACCGGCTGGTCGCCGCCGGGCTGCTGGAGCGCGAACCGGGCCGGTTCGACCGCCGGGAGATCTCGCTGCACCTCACCCCGGAGGCCCGCCGGCTCCTCGCCGAGCTGCGGGACGACCGCCGCCAGCAACTCGCCGCGATCCTGGCCGACATGACCCCCGCGGGTCGGCAGGCGCTGCTGGACGGGATGCGGGAGTTCGACGAGGCGGCCCGCCGGCGGGAGGTCCGCTCCGTCGAGCCGGTCGGCCCCTGGTCGCCCGAGGCCGCCGCGGCGGAGCGCTCGCTCGGGGTGCCGCCCGAGTGGCCGGGCGACCAGTCGGTGGCCCGCACGGCCTGA